The sequence tTCATGcataagttacgccacttccggagttatatTAACCCAAACTAAGATCTTTCCCTGATCCTAACTAGGTCGTTTTTGTCATGTaatttctgtacttaagttacgccacttccagtgttatttcaaACTGAAcctaagaagttttgttgcctaaacctaaccacgttGATCGTTTTTCTATcgcgtaacttccgtacttaagttacgccacttatGGATTTATATTAACTCAAATTACAACCTTTTCCTAACGCTATAgtaactaagtagctttgttgcctaaacctaacgaagttgtttcctgtaaagTCGGAAGcttactttgaaaagactgtacaCATGTACTAAGCGTAAAAATGACACCTGCGTGACGTgtcattcgtaggaaaatgcacaaaaaaagagGGAATAACTTTTCtcatatcatacgaaccgttgtatgagaatacgttgcatatactgtatatatatagtagaaGAGTGTTTTTATTGTACCTGACTGTTAGTTTCTCTTATTCTCAGAATATCAACCAGTTAGAGATCTTTGGAGACATGTCCACACCTCCTGACATCACCTCTCCATCGGTGAGTAGCTGTCCTACATGCACAGTGTGAATTACATCTTATAAAATCCTTTCTGTATTTATGATGTTTTTGCTCAATCCGATCTGCAATCACGCCCTGCACAGACCCCCGCCTCTCCAGCAAACACCCTCGACCCCTCGCTGGGCCTGCAGCCTCCCACGGAACTGTTTGCTTCCTTCAATCCTGCGTCTGTGCCCTCAGGTAGGACCTTGTTCTGCTTAAATACACCACCGCTACAAGCGGAGGGGAAACAAACGCAgcgggagggagaggagatgaaggggAGCCGGAGAGTTGGAGGTAGAGGGCAaagggagaagagaagagaaggaaggGGGAGGTTGAAATAAATAGAGGGGGACGGAATAGAATTGAAATGTAGATGAGGGGTGGGGAAAGAGGAGAAACGGTGGTGTTGGTTGTGTGTTGAATATGAAATGCATCATTAGCTTGCTGCCTCAGATGCTGCTGATTTACCTGTGGCTGAGGCAACTGTGGAGGGAAGTAATAAAACATGCTGAGATGATTGCAGTGAAGACTCCTTGGTATGCACGGTGAAGCAGACGTCGGTGTATATACCGGTTCTCCTCACTCTCCTCACCTCCGttcgtctcctctctctctgttcatgtGTCAGTGTAGCAGGACGGCCGAGGTCAAATGTCAACTTTCTCTGCTGTAGGTACCGACTGGAGACCAGAAACAGGAGGCTAGCTAAGTGTGTAATAGAATGAGCTTCTACTGATGAGTTTGAGTGATTTTAATGAGCGAGCGTCGGGCTCTTCCTTTTCATAATGACTCTCCCTCATTCTGGAGGTAATTATGATAGTCCACCATGACCATCAAGAGACACCACATTAGCTGCAGGCAGAAGTAGGGCAGCGCTCTCTGGTGATGCATGGGTTATtatcatcagtgtgtgtgtttttgtgtgtgtagaagAAAAGCAGTGGTGAGCATTGCACTGTGGGTATGCAGCAGACCGGCAATACATCATCCATACTAGGGTCgcgtgaccacgcccccttctgggggaaaacaatcccgtgtccctcaGAGACGGTAacagaataaagagaagaagttgaaacatgtctccaaacttctacttgaCTTAGACCAGCGTGGCGTCATCGTCGAGGCTCGCCGTCACAGGAAAGAAAATgctgaaaagctgttgtgtagcaggttaaccgaggctttcacactgaaatCTGAGGCATATATGATACGTGaacattcactgtcagtgtgctaaatggctaaatgatgctggttaacgttagctggagtaatacagtcatacattaacgttatagcagcatcagactgtcgtcggTATCTCCAATGCTCAGGGTCAGGCGAAGGTCGCAAAATGATTATTAGACGTGTGTGTAAAGcaaacgtttgtataacaaaAGATGAATGCATACCAACTTGTTAAAATCACAATCCAAACATAAATCAAATTGCATTGACGTCTATGAGATCTTCAGttttctaacccccaaaagggaAAGAtatacccgtatgtgccggtctgatgtatttgAATCACTTCcttctctgtcttctttttTACCTCATCATTAagattttacaaatattttctgTGTATGTTTGTTAACCTCAAACTGTTCCCTCTCTTGTCACCAGGTTATGTGACGATGGGAGCGGTCCCCCCCGGCCACTGGTCCCAGCAGGCGTTTGCCGCCCAGACACCGCTGGCCTTCGGGGTCCAGTCTCCTCTCGGCGCGGTGGCCCAGGTACTGCCGGGCGGCCAGCCTCTCATCTGGGGCCAGGCCAACATCTTCCCCGCCACCCAGCAGCAGTGGGCAGCCATGGCAGCCGGAGCCTTCCCCCCCACAGCCTACCTCCCCGCCCCGGGCACTCTGCCCGCCGCCATGTTCCAGACTCTCACCCCCGTCACGACCGTGACTCCAGCCGGCGAGAGCCATTCGTGTGCTGGAGCCGGCGCCTCGGCTCCCTCCCCTTCTGCGTCGTCGAGTCCGCAGCacggggagaggaggaagatgggCAAGGAGATGTTCACGGTGAGGAGAAGTCTGATGAGACCAGAATTATGATATCTACTGAGAACTTGTCTTTTTTAGAAACTGTGGTCATGATGCAAATGAAGAAAAAAGTTGGCAGCAAAATTGCAAAAATCAACAGAGAAACCAGGAACCGTGTTCaacttgtcattgtttttctgTCGTTTTTTGGGGCATTACATGACTTTATTAGATAGTcgactaaactcctgtttccaggataactGAAACGCTTGCTTGCGTggagctcataaactttgtctttacctgTCACCATTTTCATGGTACGGTGCAtatgcaactctcaacagagatgagaaggaagcgtGATGGCTCACTCCTCAGTTACATCCATCATGAGCTACGGAAAAAACtgggtttaattttttttagttgtTAGATTAGAAACCACAATCCACAATTACAAAAATCTTGGAAAGGAagtagtgagcggaggggtactcagttggttgcaatctgcaaccacacctttagatgtcaccaaatcttacacactgtccctttaaagcatgtaaacatgttctagtagaaactcaaaatacaagtatgaacctgaaaatgaacatgatgtgtcccctttaaagtcacTGCCCACTTTTAATATTGGCCTTCCTCTTCCTTCAGGATTTCCAGCTGGCGAAGCCTCCGGCCATGCCGGCGAAGAAGGGCGAACAGCCCGGCTTAGCAGGAACCTCAGAGGCATTCAGCTCTTACTTCAGCCGTGTGGGCACGGCCCAGGACACGGACGACTGTGATGACTTTGACATTTCTCAGATGAACCTGACACCGGTCACCTCCACGACACCATCCACCAACTCACGTAAGACCTCCATCTATTCACGTCTGTCTGTACTCTAAAGcctcgtccacactgggaacttcaggagcgcgtggcggctgcgtgacctgttgttttttatttcggcgtttGTGTTAACAGGCtcgagcagccacactgcccaattgtcagctgcgtctcttctagagatttgaggTCTCGCCTAATTTTGACGCGAGCCGCGTggttcacagcagcaacagacagtgaaggtgatctattgactgtatattgacatcatatcagcaacattaccacagtttcgatgtctctatctgtaaaaaatgttacggagatgaaaaatcaacacttcctgctttcatttcaaaataaaagccctcaagcgtttagtttttttgtggacagaattccttcatttgtaaacacaaggcttttattctgaaatatgtgccggatagtgttgtagaacatgcagtgacttgaagagctccatgaatgaatatagtacggggttttaattgtggattattactattatttacaaattacaacacGTTTCttgacctttctctgtctaaaataaatataaattatatttataatgaaatgaaatggccattatgaaaggcaaaatctatgtagaaagaaagggctgacagctgCAGCAATAGAAacgcagcagaaacgcagctggtgtgaacacccgacgcgtcaATCggccgccacgcagccgccatgcAACACAACGCAGCCGCAACGCAGCAGCCACGCAACACAGCAGCCACGCAACACATCCGCCACGCAACGCAGCCTCCACGGGCTCCTGACTTTTCCAGTGTGGACGAAGCGGAAGTCTGTAGCTGCGTCTGACCCAGCTTGTCCCCCCCTGCAGCGCCCACCCCGGCTCCCAGGCAGAGCTCCCCTTCCAAGTCCTCAGCCTCCCATGTCAGTGACCCCCCCACCGACGCCACAGACCCCCCCACAGACGACTCGTTCGGGGAAGCAGAGGGCAGCCCTAGTCGCAGTGGAGAGGAAGatgctgtaagtgtgtgtgtgtgtgtgtgtatgtgtgaggaCGGTAGAATAAGTGTGCGTGTGCCTTTAATAACTCACTCCTTATGCTGCTATAACCGGCGCAGcgtgttgagatctgctgataAATAGCCTTTGTAGCGGTGTTGGCGGGCCAGGTAATCACTCTGGCTGATTAGGGGGCCGATGCTGTTGTGTcccttagtgtgtgtgtgagtgtgagtgtgagcatGAGCGTTCCTGTATAAGTATGTGGTtcagtgtgcgtgtgcatgGTCAACACAGCGTTAAATTAGCTGGTGGAATTGTCAGAGACATCATTAAGCTGTTATTAATACCAGCCAGGTAGCGTCCATACATCACTACTTCTATATGGACAGACTCATCTCTGGTGAGATAGAGGAGGAATAATGCCACGATTCTTCTTCCAGGGGGCAATTAATATTTATTCTACCAGCAGCGCCTCCATCTGAGAGAAATTAAGGAAAGATGAGGAGATAAAGAGATTTCTAAAGAGGGCAGAGAAGCTCCCTTTGCCTTTGACCAAAGTCCTCGTAGAATGAGTGACCTTCCAAGAAACAAGACTTTTCTCTGccgtttttctttctctctca comes from Sebastes fasciatus isolate fSebFas1 chromosome 5, fSebFas1.pri, whole genome shotgun sequence and encodes:
- the dab1a gene encoding disabled homolog 1 isoform X11, whose product is MSTETELQPSVRPSSVRRDSKRKGQDRSEAALIRRFKGDGVRYKAKLIGLDEVTAARGDKLCQDSMMKLKGIAAGARSKGDHKQKVFLTVSFGGIKIFDEKSGVLQHHHAVHEISYIAKDITDHRAFGYVCGKEGNHRFVAIKTAQSAEPVILDLRDLFQLIYEIKQREEMEKKAQKDKQCEQAVYQNINQLEIFGDMSTPPDITSPSTPASPANTLDPSLGLQPPTELFASFNPASVPSGYVTMGAVPPGHWSQQAFAAQTPLAFGVQSPLGAVAQVLPGGQPLIWGQANIFPATQQQWAAMAAGAFPPTAYLPAPGTLPAAMFQTLTPVTTVTPAGESHSCAGAGASAPSPSASSSPQHGERRKMGKEMFTDFQLAKPPAMPAKKGEQPGLAGTSEAFSSYFSRVGTAQDTDDCDDFDISQMNLTPVTSTTPSTNSPPTPAPRQSSPSKSSASHVSDPPTDATDPPTDDSFGEAEGSPSRSGEEDAACGSGSPCPSETAEPSPDQASPEAGS
- the dab1a gene encoding disabled homolog 1 isoform X4, whose product is MSTETELQPSVRPSSVRRDSKRKGQDRSEAALIRRFKGDGVRYKAKLIGLDEVTAARGDKLCQDSMMKLKGIAAGARSKGDHKQKVFLTVSFGGIKIFDEKSGVLQHHHAVHEISYIAKDITDHRAFGYVCGKEGNHRFVAIKTAQSAEPVILDLRDLFQLIYEIKQREEMEKKAQKDKQCEQAVYQTILEEDLEDPVYQNGHQNSPHHHHHHHQQHHQQHHHSHDQPLQQEQQPQQPAVADLIDLDLDVVTQNINQLEIFGDMSTPPDITSPSTPASPANTLDPSLGLQPPTELFASFNPASVPSGYVTMGAVPPGHWSQQAFAAQTPLAFGVQSPLGAVAQVLPGGQPLIWGQANIFPATQQQWAAMAAGAFPPTAYLPAPGTLPAAMFQTLTPVTTVTPAGESHSCAGAGASAPSPSASSSPQHGERRKMGKEMFTDFQLAKPPAMPAKKGEQPGLAGTSEAFSSYFSRVGTAQDTDDCDDFDISQMNLTPVTSTTPSTNSPPTPAPRQSSPSKSSASHVSDPPTDATDPPTDDSFGEAEGSPSRSGEEDAACGSGSPCPSETAEPSPDQASPEAGS
- the dab1a gene encoding disabled homolog 1 isoform X3; the protein is MSTETELQPSVRPSSVRRDSKRKGQDRSEAALIRRFKGDGVRYKAKLIGLDEVTAARGDKLCQDSMMKLKGIAAGARSKGDHKQKVFLTVSFGGIKIFDEKSGVLQHHHAVHEISYIAKDITDHRAFGYVCGKEGNHRFVAIKTAQSAEPVILDLRDLFQLIYEIKQREEMEKKAQKDKQCEQAVYQVPTSQQKEGVYDVPKRHPNGHQNSPHHHHHHHQQHHQQHHHSHDQPLQQEQQPQQPAVADLIDLDLDVVTQNINQLEIFGDMSTPPDITSPSTPASPANTLDPSLGLQPPTELFASFNPASVPSGYVTMGAVPPGHWSQQAFAAQTPLAFGVQSPLGAVAQVLPGGQPLIWGQANIFPATQQQWAAMAAGAFPPTAYLPAPGTLPAAMFQTLTPVTTVTPAGESHSCAGAGASAPSPSASSSPQHGERRKMGKEMFTDFQLAKPPAMPAKKGEQPGLAGTSEAFSSYFSRVGTAQDTDDCDDFDISQMNLTPVTSTTPSTNSPPTPAPRQSSPSKSSASHVSDPPTDATDPPTDDSFGEAEGSPSRSGEEDAACGSGSPCPSETAEPSPDQASPEAGS
- the dab1a gene encoding disabled homolog 1 isoform X8, whose protein sequence is MSTETELQPSVRPSSVRRDSKRKGQDRSEAALIRRFKGDGVRYKAKLIGLDEVTAARGDKLCQDSMMKLKGIAAGARSKGDHKQKVFLTVSFGGIKIFDEKSGVLQHHHAVHEISYIAKDITDHRAFGYVCGKEGNHRFVAIKTAQSAEPVILDLRDLFQLIYEIKQREEMEKKAQKDKQCEQAVYQNGHQNSPHHHHHHHQQHHQQHHHSHDQPLQQEQQPQQPAVADLIDLDLDVVTQNINQLEIFGDMSTPPDITSPSTPASPANTLDPSLGLQPPTELFASFNPASVPSGYVTMGAVPPGHWSQQAFAAQTPLAFGVQSPLGAVAQVLPGGQPLIWGQANIFPATQQQWAAMAAGAFPPTAYLPAPGTLPAAMFQTLTPVTTVTPAGESHSCAGAGASAPSPSASSSPQHGERRKMGKEMFTDFQLAKPPAMPAKKGEQPGLAGTSEAFSSYFSRVGTAQDTDDCDDFDISQMNLTPVTSTTPSTNSPPTPAPRQSSPSKSSASHVSDPPTDATDPPTDDSFGEAEGSPSRSGEEDAKGKDPLYARINKGKK
- the dab1a gene encoding disabled homolog 1 isoform X5, with amino-acid sequence MSTETELQPSVRPSSVRRDSKRKGQDRSEAALIRRFKGDGVRYKAKLIGLDEVTAARGDKLCQDSMMKLKGIAAGARSKGDHKQKVFLTVSFGGIKIFDEKSGVLQHHHAVHEISYIAKDITDHRAFGYVCGKEGNHRFVAIKTAQSAEPVILDLRDLFQLIYEIKQREEMEKKAQKDKQCEQAVYQVPTSQQKEGVYDVPKRHPNGHQNSPHHHHHHHQQHHQQHHHSHDQPLQQEQQPQQPAVADLIDLDLDVVTQNINQLEIFGDMSTPPDITSPSTPASPANTLDPSLGLQPPTELFASFNPASVPSGYVTMGAVPPGHWSQQAFAAQTPLAFGVQSPLGAVAQVLPGGQPLIWGQANIFPATQQQWAAMAAGAFPPTAYLPAPGTLPAAMFQTLTPVTTVTPAGESHSCAGAGASAPSPSASSSPQHGERRKMGKEMFTDFQLAKPPAMPAKKGEQPGLAGTSEAFSSYFSRVGTAQDTDDCDDFDISQMNLTPVTSTTPSTNSPPTPAPRQSSPSKSSASHVSDPPTDATDPPTDDSFGEAEGSPSRSGEEDAKGKDPLYARINKGKK
- the dab1a gene encoding disabled homolog 1 isoform X7 gives rise to the protein MSTETELQPSVRPSSVRRDSKRKGQDRSEAALIRRFKGDGVRYKAKLIGLDEVTAARGDKLCQDSMMKLKGIAAGARSKGDHKQKVFLTVSFGGIKIFDEKSGVLQHHHAVHEISYIAKDITDHRAFGYVCGKEGNHRFVAIKTAQSAEPVILDLRDLFQLIYEIKQREEMEKKAQKDKQCEQAVYQTILEEDLEDPVYQYIVFEAGHEPIRDQSEESIYQVPTSQQKEGVYDVPKRHPNINQLEIFGDMSTPPDITSPSTPASPANTLDPSLGLQPPTELFASFNPASVPSGYVTMGAVPPGHWSQQAFAAQTPLAFGVQSPLGAVAQVLPGGQPLIWGQANIFPATQQQWAAMAAGAFPPTAYLPAPGTLPAAMFQTLTPVTTVTPAGESHSCAGAGASAPSPSASSSPQHGERRKMGKEMFTDFQLAKPPAMPAKKGEQPGLAGTSEAFSSYFSRVGTAQDTDDCDDFDISQMNLTPVTSTTPSTNSPPTPAPRQSSPSKSSASHVSDPPTDATDPPTDDSFGEAEGSPSRSGEEDAACGSGSPCPSETAEPSPDQASPEAGS
- the dab1a gene encoding disabled homolog 1 isoform X10 — protein: MSTETELQPSVRPSSVRRDSKRKGQDRSEAALIRRFKGDGVRYKAKLIGLDEVTAARGDKLCQDSMMKLKGIAAGARSKGDHKQKVFLTVSFGGIKIFDEKSGVLQHHHAVHEISYIAKDITDHRAFGYVCGKEGNHRFVAIKTAQSAEPVILDLRDLFQLIYEIKQREEMEKKAQKDKQCEQAVYQTILEEDLEDPVYQNINQLEIFGDMSTPPDITSPSTPASPANTLDPSLGLQPPTELFASFNPASVPSGYVTMGAVPPGHWSQQAFAAQTPLAFGVQSPLGAVAQVLPGGQPLIWGQANIFPATQQQWAAMAAGAFPPTAYLPAPGTLPAAMFQTLTPVTTVTPAGESHSCAGAGASAPSPSASSSPQHGERRKMGKEMFTDFQLAKPPAMPAKKGEQPGLAGTSEAFSSYFSRVGTAQDTDDCDDFDISQMNLTPVTSTTPSTNSPPTPAPRQSSPSKSSASHVSDPPTDATDPPTDDSFGEAEGSPSRSGEEDAACGSGSPCPSETAEPSPDQASPEAGS
- the dab1a gene encoding disabled homolog 1 isoform X9 gives rise to the protein MSTETELQPSVRPSSVRRDSKRKGQDRSEAALIRRFKGDGVRYKAKLIGLDEVTAARGDKLCQDSMMKLKGIAAGARSKGDHKQKVFLTVSFGGIKIFDEKSGVLQHHHAVHEISYIAKDITDHRAFGYVCGKEGNHRFVAIKTAQSAEPVILDLRDLFQLIYEIKQREEMEKKAQKDKQCEQAVYQVPTSQQKEGVYDVPKRHPNINQLEIFGDMSTPPDITSPSTPASPANTLDPSLGLQPPTELFASFNPASVPSGYVTMGAVPPGHWSQQAFAAQTPLAFGVQSPLGAVAQVLPGGQPLIWGQANIFPATQQQWAAMAAGAFPPTAYLPAPGTLPAAMFQTLTPVTTVTPAGESHSCAGAGASAPSPSASSSPQHGERRKMGKEMFTDFQLAKPPAMPAKKGEQPGLAGTSEAFSSYFSRVGTAQDTDDCDDFDISQMNLTPVTSTTPSTNSPPTPAPRQSSPSKSSASHVSDPPTDATDPPTDDSFGEAEGSPSRSGEEDAACGSGSPCPSETAEPSPDQASPEAGS
- the dab1a gene encoding disabled homolog 1 isoform X6; protein product: MSTETELQPSVRPSSVRRDSKRKGQDRSEAALIRRFKGDGVRYKAKLIGLDEVTAARGDKLCQDSMMKLKGIAAGARSKGDHKQKVFLTVSFGGIKIFDEKSGVLQHHHAVHEISYIAKDITDHRAFGYVCGKEGNHRFVAIKTAQSAEPVILDLRDLFQLIYEIKQREEMEKKAQKDKQCEQAVYQNGHQNSPHHHHHHHQQHHQQHHHSHDQPLQQEQQPQQPAVADLIDLDLDVVTQNINQLEIFGDMSTPPDITSPSTPASPANTLDPSLGLQPPTELFASFNPASVPSGYVTMGAVPPGHWSQQAFAAQTPLAFGVQSPLGAVAQVLPGGQPLIWGQANIFPATQQQWAAMAAGAFPPTAYLPAPGTLPAAMFQTLTPVTTVTPAGESHSCAGAGASAPSPSASSSPQHGERRKMGKEMFTDFQLAKPPAMPAKKGEQPGLAGTSEAFSSYFSRVGTAQDTDDCDDFDISQMNLTPVTSTTPSTNSPPTPAPRQSSPSKSSASHVSDPPTDATDPPTDDSFGEAEGSPSRSGEEDAACGSGSPCPSETAEPSPDQASPEAGS